The segment CGAGCGCGCCGATGACAACCCGACCCGTCAACAGAAGATGGCAGGATATCGGTTTTTCTTTTCGATAGCCTGCTTTTCGGCCGGCGAGCGAGGCCTGCCCCTGACAGGTTAAGCAGGCGGCGGCGGTTGACATCGGGGCATACCTTCGGCGGCTGCCCGAACAAGGGTGTTCGGCATCGGATCTTCTCCAATTCGGTTGTGTGTGAGGCTGTAGCGCTTCCGCAAGAACGGGAATTCTGATATCAGAGTTTTATGCCAAAGCAAGAAACCGTGGTATCAAAGAAACGGCGCGGCCCGGCCCCAACTGGAAAGGGTGTGCCGATCATGGTCCGCCTTCAACCGGACATGCTGGCGGGCGTCGATCAATTTGTTGCCGAGCATGATGTTTCGCGACCTGAAGCCGTCCGATTGATCATCCGTGACTGGTTGATCAGACACCAGGTACTGAAAGCCGAGTGAAACCCTGGGCGACTTTCCGCGCAGCGCTCGAATCTGCCGGCGTCGAGTTCATCCCCGAGAATGGCGGCGGCGCCGGCGTGAGGTTGAGGAAGAAATGACACTGCGCGTCGAGGATGCTGGCGGTCACTGAGCGTCGGGTCCGCTGTCGACGGCTCCAAAAGCGCGAACGTTGCGCAGCTGGACACTTCCGGGAGACAGCGGACTCAAACTCGGGCCAAGAGGGGACAAGGCCCTTTATGATCCCTATGCGGGGATCAGGATGATAACACTGGGCGGGTACAAAACGTTCCGTCGGCTGAAAAAATATTATCCGGCCGCTGATGATCTGCTTAAGCAGGGTGATTTTATCCGCATCCGCCCCACCGCAGCGGACACAGCTTCGACCTGCTCTGACTGGGAGAGGCTCGGTTTGCCGCTCCCCGTCCGATTTGACTCGCTAATACGCTAACAAAGCGTACAGAAGGCATGTCGCTGACCAACTGAACGGGCGTTGGCGCTTGGAAGAGTCGATCACGCTTTCGCCCCACAAGGGATAAAGCGATGTCATTCGACGATCATCTAGACTCCGAGCAACTCGCAACGCTGGCAAGGGTTCTCAACGACTATTGCACAGAGGCAGGAATTCCCAAAGGCCATCCAGCCAGAGATCACTTTGGGCGGCGCCTCATAAGCCTGTTTCGATCCGGGATAGATCAGCCAGATGATCTGAAATCCAAAATGAACGCAGGCTATGAGGATTGGCTGGGTGAGATCGGCGCTACCGGTCCTT is part of the Mesorhizobium sp. L-2-11 genome and harbors:
- a CDS encoding ribbon-helix-helix domain-containing protein; this encodes MPKQETVVSKKRRGPAPTGKGVPIMVRLQPDMLAGVDQFVAEHDVSRPEAVRLIIRDWLIRHQVLKAE